A part of Cryptococcus tetragattii IND107 chromosome 3, whole genome shotgun sequence genomic DNA contains:
- a CDS encoding chaperone DnaJ — protein sequence MPPRITSRAFSALTIAQPSAGSSSTPPPAAFSLSQRKRSPSLHSSTPRHFSTLHVHPGNSPTEPRGWRRSFHSSTVHRASAKDPYDVLGVSKDASSSDIKKAYYGLAKKWHPDSSKEKDAKEKFHEIQAAYDILSDDKKRQAYDRYGSASTQEGFDPNFAHGAGGFGGFQGFGPGFGDGASDLFESLFGGAFGGGSSAFGGRQRPVRGDDLEVGVNLSFLEACNGVLRKVTVTPVVDCKTCTGSGLKAGEKKSQCPACRGSGQRTFQVQGMVMASTCQTCGGTGSTIPKSARCGECDGVGKVKEKKVLDVEIPAGVEDGMMIRVPGAGDKPLSASGPAGDLLVRVLVKPSSVFRRQGVNLYHDAKVPLHIALLGGIIRIPTLEGDVDVKVKNGTQNGEEAVLKGRGVKSVYGGRRNERGDLIVCWKVQIPRSLTPFQRKILQAYADDIEGRNPLVHFGPLPSDSPLTTPSSPPTEPTNGETKNEIDEGGRQTTSEEEGEKS from the exons ATGCCCCCAAGGATAACATCGAGAGCCTTTTCGGCACTTACTATTGCTCAGCCCTCAGCAGGAAGCTCGTCaacccctcctcctgccgCATTCTCACTAAGTCAACGCAAACGATCGCCCTCATTACATTCCTCCACCCCTCGACACTTCAGTACACTGCATGTGCACCCAGGGAATTCTCCAACTGAACCACGTGGATGGAGG AGATCatttcattcttccacaGTTCACCGCGCTTCTGCAAAAGACCCATATGATGTCCTTGGCGTGAGCAAAgatgcctcctcctctgacATTAAGAAAGCATATTATGGC TTGGCGAAAAAATGGCACCCTGACTCAAGTAAAGAAAAAGACGCAAAAGAAAAGTTCCATGAGATACAGGCCGCTTATGAT ATTTTATCAGACGACAAAAAACGCCAAGCTTACGATCGATATGGCTCCGCTTCAACACAGGAGGGCTTTGATCCTAATTTCGCGCATGGCGCTGGCGGGTTCGGTGGATTCCAAGGCTTCGGCCCTGGTTTTGGTGACGGCGCTAGTGATCTTTTTGAGTCTCTTTTTGGAGGTGCATTTGGCGGCGGTAGCAGTGCATTCGGTGGCCGCCAGAGGCCTGTTAGGGGGGACGATTTGGAGGTTGGAGTTAATCTTTCATTCCTGGAAGCTTGCAACGGTGTCCTTCGCAAAGTTACCGTCACACCAGTGGTTGATTGCAAGACTTGTACTGGGTCTGGTCTGAAGGCGGGCGAGAAAAAGTCTCAGTGCCCTGCATGTCGCGGCTCTGGCCAGCGGACCTTCCAAGTTCAGGGCATGGTCATGGCTTCAACTTGTCAAACGTGCGGTGGGACTGGGTCTACCATTCCCAAAAGCGCGAGGTGTGGCGAGTGCGATGGCGTGGGCAaagtgaaggaaaagaaggttTTGGACGTGGAAATCCCTGCAggtgtggaagatgggatgatgatcaGGGTTCCGGGAGCCGGTGATAAGCCTCTCTCTGCTTCTGGGCCGGCTGGCGATTTACTCGTCAGGGTCTTAGTTAAGCCGTCGAGTGTGTTCCGAAGGCAAGGCGTAAATCTTTATCACGATGCCAAAGTACCGCTTCACATAGCTCTTTTGGGCGGTATCATTAGAATACCTACCTTGGAAGGCGACGTAGACGTAAAGGTAAAGAATGGAACccaaaatggagaagaggcggtGTTGAAGGGGCGGGGTGTCAAGAGCGTATAcgggggaaggagaaatgAACGCGGGGATCTCATCGTGTGTTGGAAAGTGCAAATTCCTCG ATCCCTTACACCATTCCAACGCAAAATTCTTCAAGCGTATGCCGATGATATTGAAGGTCGCAATCCGCTAGTACACTTTGGTCCGCTACCATCTGATTCTCCTCTCACCACTCCATCTTCGCCACCAACGGAGCCTACAAATG GTGAAACTAAAAATGAAATTGACGAGGGGGGCAGGCAAACTACgtcggaagaggaaggggagaaaagctaa